Proteins from a genomic interval of Peromyscus leucopus breed LL Stock chromosome 12, UCI_PerLeu_2.1, whole genome shotgun sequence:
- the LOC114697665 gene encoding keratin-associated protein 26-1, with protein MASRNNCSGNCNSGSLRNSCHIPATPSIALCSTNMDCGEVFCVPSNCQDHTWFMDNCPETFGEPSSGQPGSHEASSYENSCCTSAYYVPRPCHGSGYLPASVISGVCLPASCRPVSYVSSSYRPVSPFFNNCQPVGCVSGGYRPLPCVSSSCRPLSIVPYGCRPSGCMSYGPQTIHIVSNSCRPLRPVSGSCQPGTRVFGTCRPSCSAQGGQ; from the coding sequence ATGGCTAGCCGTAACAACTGCTCCGGAAACTGCAATTCAGGATCACTCAGAAATTCCTGCCATATCCCAGCCACCCCTTCCATTGCCCTCTGTTCTACAAACATGGACTGTGGAGAGGTCTTCTGTGTACCCAGCAACTGCCAAGATCATACCTGGTTCATGGACAACTGCCCGGAGACATTTGGAGAACCTTCCagtggccagccaggcagccatgaAGCCAGCAGCTATGAAAACTCTTGTTGCACTTCTGCATACTATGTGCCCAGACCCTGCCACGGCTCTGgctatcttcctgcttctgtcatCTCTGGTGTCTGCCTCCCAGCATCCTGCAGGCCTGTGAGCTATGTGTCTAGCAGCTACCGGCCAGTGAGTCCGTTCTTCAACAACTGCCAGCCTGTGGGCTGTGTGTCTGGTGGCTATCGCCCACTCCCCTGTGTATCCAGTAGCTGCCGACCCCTGAGCATTGTCCCTTATGGGTGCAGGCCTTCGGGTTGTATGTCTTATGGCCCTCAAACCATTCACATTGTGTCAAATAGCTGCAGACCTCTGCGGCCTGTCTCTGGTAGTTGCCAACCAGGGACCCGTGTGTTTGGCACTTGTCGTCCATCTTGCTCTGCACAAGGAGGGCAGTAG